Part of the Candidatus Polarisedimenticolaceae bacterium genome, GCGGAGCGTGGCGTCTACGCCTGGCGTTCTCACCGCAAGCGGACCGCGTGGCGATCGTGATGCCGGCGGACTTCGGGGACAGCCCCGTGGAAGTGTGGGAGATCGGGGACCCGAGCGCGCCGCGGCTCCTGTGGAAACGCACGGCGGGTGTCTCCGACGCGGCGTTCGATCCGACGGGGAGCCGCCTGCTCGTGAGCGGACCGTGGTCCGGCTTCACGTTCGAAACGGAGGTCCACGACGCGGGCACCGGGGTGTCGGTGAACGGTCCGTCGCAAGGGATCGCGAAATACTTCTATCACGGCCTCGGCACGCAGTGGGTCGCGGACGGCCGCTGGCGCGCCGTGTACTGGACGTGGACGCGGCACGAGTGGAGCGACGTCGTCGTCGACCTGACCGCTTCTCCTCCCGAGGTCGTGCGCGTCCTCGATCACGAGGAATCGGCTCCCTCGTTCGCGGCACGCGAGGGCGGCGGCTGGTACGAGGTCCGCTGGGATCCCGCGACGAGACGGAGCCGCGTCGTGACCGCGGATCCGGACGGGGACACGGCCGTGGCACCCGCGACGGGAATCCACGGGGCGCCGATGCCGCTGCGCCGCGGTTTCGTGACGACCTCGCGCTGGATCGACGGCCGGGTCGGCTTTTCCGTCTGGCGGGACCCCGCCCTCAATCGCCCGCCGGTCGTCGTTGCGGAGGGCGATCGCACGCTCGAGTGCGTCGACGGCGGCGGCGCTCTCGCGCGATTCGATGCCTCGGCCTCCTGGGACCCCGACTCGGCCCCCGGCACGCGGGACGACGTCGTCGCCTTCGCCTGGAGCGTGGACGGCGAGAGGGTGTCGTCCGACGCGACGGTCGCCGCGGTTCTTCCGGTCGGGGATCACGACGTGGCCGTCGAGGTGCGGGACGCGCTCGGGGCGTCGTCCTCGACATCGTTCGTCGTGGCGGTCGGCGACCACACCGCCCCCGAGGTCCAGTTACGCATCGGGCCGGCGCTCGACGGCGCGCTCTGGGACCGCGCCTTCCATCCGTCGACCTCCGTCGTCGACGCCTGTGACGCCGCACCCCGCGCGACGATGGTGGTGCGGCTCCCGGAAGGCGCCGAGGCGATGGAGGTCTCCTGGGAACGCGCGGTGTCCTCCGCGGTGGAGATCCGGCTCTCCAGGCGGGGTGCGCGCGTCGTGCTGCTCGGTCCCGACGAAGCGTCGCTCCGCGGCGCGTGGGACGCCGCGCTGCGCGCCGGCGGATTCGCCGCCGATGCGACGACGCGCCTGGAGTCGGGCGGGGAGTCGCGGGGGGTCGCGTGGAGATTCGAATCGGGGCGCGCGGTCGCCTACGGCGGGCGGGACCTCGTCGTCTCCGCCACCGCGGTCGACGCCTCCGGGAACGCGGCGTCGGCGAGCGCATCGCTCTCCGCGGCGCGTCAAGCGGCGTGCAAGACGCCGCCGCCCGGGAGCGCGTGCGTGCCCCGGTGACCCGCGTGCGATGATCCGCGCCTGCCCATGCAGGCCTTCATCCGGGATCTCCTCGAGCACACGGCGATCGGCTCGCGCGTGGCGCGGCGGACGCCTACTGCGGCGCTTCGGGAGGCGTGATGTCCACGGCGCATCGAAACCCGAGGCTACCGAAACGCTCGCCGGGGAGACGTGGGTAGCGGTTCGCGACGCTGAGCCAGGTCCCGAGGTTCACCCAGGACCCCCCGCGCGTCACGCGGTCCTGGCCCGTGGCCGGTCCACTCGGATCGGTCGCCTCACCGCGTGAATAGCCTTCGTACCAGTCCGCCACCCACTCACTGACGTTCCCCGTGGTATCGCACAATCCATAACCGTTCGCTCCGAAGCGGCAGACCGGAGCGGTCTCTCCAAACCCGTCGTCCCACGACCACTTCTTGCCGTAGAGATGCCCGCAGTTGCGATCGCAGACGTTGGCCCGGCAGGTTCCTCCGGCGCAGACCTCCTCGTCACCCCACGAATACGTCTTCCCCGCGAGTCCCCCGCGTGCGGCGTATTCCCATTCCGCTTCGGTGGGCAGCCGGCCGCCGACTCTGCCGCAGTATTCCTGCGCGTCGCTCCAACGCACGTGGACGACGGGCGTGTCGGGCCCGCCGGTCTGGCCTTCCGGCACTCCCGCCATGACACGACCGTACTGGGCTATCGTGACCTCGTGCCGGTCCATCAGAAATGCGCGACTGATGTGCACGCGGTGGATCGGCTGTCCATCGTCCTCTCGGCGCTCGCTCCCCATCTTGAACGATCCCGCCGGGATCGTGACCAGCTCCATCTCGTCTGCCGTTCGGAGGATCTTGTTGCCGTCGCGCTTCAGCCTGGCGACCGGCGTTGCCGCGGGTGCGGCGGGTGATTCCTCGCGCAGGCCGGCGAGATCGGCCGCAATCCGAGCTCGGTCCGCCTCCACCAGATCGGGGTTGTCGGCGACCAGCGCTTCGAGAGTCCGAGCCGCGCCGGCGGCGTCGCCGGCCGCGGCGAGATCCAGCGCTTTTCGTCGACCCGCTGCGACCCGGTCATGAACGACGGCGGGACGGATATCGCGCGCCATCTCGCGGGCCGCTTTCTGGATCGCGGCGTCCTCACTCTCGGAGGCAACGCGCTCGTAGAGCGCGAGTGCCTCATGCGTATCTTTGCGTTCCAGGGCGTCATAGGCCTGCTTGTAGCGAGCCAAGTGCGGCCGCTCCGAAGCGAGAGCATCGTAATTCGCGAGTCGCTGCGCGGTCATGGAGCTCAGCCAGGGAATGTGCAGCATCTCGAACGCCTTGCGGAGGGATGCCAGCGCTCCGGCTTCGTCGCCGGATTCGCGAAGCGCCTCGGAGTATCGAGTCACTCCGGCGTAGATCCCCCACTCCGCAGTATTGCGCGGGTCGAAGTCCGTGGTCCGCGCCTGCAGATCGGCATACAGGGCCGCCGCCTCGTCGAGCCGGCCGGTCGTCGCGAGGTGTCCGACGAGATCGGCCAGGAAATCGATCTTCGAGGGCATCAACGATCGCGCGCGGTTGAGCGCGGCGATCGCCTCGGCGCGATCGCTCTCGCCGTACTTGAAGGTGCGAGCGAACTCCGCAAGCGCAGCGAGATTGTCGGGGTCCGTGGCGAGCACCTCACGGAACAGCTCGCGAGCGCGCGCAACGTCCTTCGGAATCTTGTTCATGTCGCGGGTGGAAATGGAGGCACGCTCGAGCAGCATGCGGCCATATCGGATACGCGCTGCGTTGCCACCATCCTCGAGCGCCGCTTCGTACAAGGAGGCCGCGGTGGGCCATCCGTCGGCGCTCTCGTTGAGACGGGCCAAGTCGAGTTGAATGTCCAACCGATCGGGCTCGAGCTTCAGCGCGGCGCGCAGAAGCTGCTTGGTCGATTCGCTCGGTAGGATCTCGCTCTGAGACAGGAGGTCGCCCTGCCGGTAAAGGGTCTCCGCTTTCGAGATCGGCGTGGCCGTGTTGACGCGTTCGATGGTCGCGGTGTCGAGTTCGATCAGTAAGCTGGCGAAGGACTCGGAACGGGCGTAGATGCCGAGCTCCTGGTCGAGGGTCTCGGGCGCCATCGCCGTGGCTGTTCGGAATGCCTCGAGCGGAGGCTCGCCGCGCCGAAGCCGGCCGACGAAATCCACGAAGCGTCCGCGCCGCTCCTCGTCGGGAACGATCAGCCAGTGGGCGAGGAGCCAGCACTGCGCATGGAAGCTCTCCCGAGCCCGATCCCCGTCGTACTCCGGCGACTGAAAGTTCGCGGCGAGCAAGCGATCCACCGGAAGCAGGGTCGCTCGTTTCAATTCGGCGAGTCGCTCGCGAGGCGGCGTTCCAACCGCGGCGGTTGCCTGACCGGGAGGAGCGAAAACGGTGTCGTAAAACAGAGCGAGGCCCTCGTCGATACAGAGCGGCGCGTCGGGGATGTTGTCGTCCAGCACGGTGTGGACGTAGTCATGACGGATGACGGCACCGAGCGTCGTCTTGCCCGTTGCATCCTTGGCGACATTCACGGCATGCGTGGGCCCGTCGACATTGCCGTTGAGCCCCGCGCGATCTCGCTTCAGTACCGTCCCGTAACTGGCGCGAGGCTCGACACCGCGAAAGACGTAGATCGTCGTCGGTACGGTCGACAATCCTCCCGTGGTCCCACGGAGCACTTCCCGAAGGGTCTCGATCTGGATTCCCGTTTCGACGAGCTGTTCCGGGCTGACGTTGCCGAAGAGCGAGAAGTTGGGCGTGTCGACGCGTCGCCAAACGTCTTGCCGGGGCGGCTCGGCCGCGCCGGCCGCGCCGACCAGCAACAACGCGACGATCCACATGGAGCGCGTCAGCGATTCCATAGGTCCCTTCGCCCGCATTCCTGGCCGCGATATCGTCGGCCTCCGAAAGGCTTGCCCGCCTGCATCCCCGCGTCTCGGGTCCGGGATCGGGTGTGATGTAAGCCCCCAATTCCCGCCCCAAGACCTGGTCACCGTGCGGATTCTCCTCCCGGTGCACGGGCGATTCAAGCTGCGCGCGTCCGGCGGCCGAAGAAACCCGCGTGCGATAATTCCCGCCTGCCCATGCAGGCGTTCATCCGGGATCTCCTCGAGCACAAGGCGATCGGCTCGCGCGTGGCGCACTACCGCCACCTGCCGGCCCGTCCCGCGCGGTTCGGCGCGCCCGCGCGTCCGCTCCATCCCGCGCTCGCGGAGGCGCTCGCCGACCAGGGGGTGACGCGCCTCTACTCCCACCAGGCGCAGGCGATCGACGCGGCGCGCGCGGGGAGGAACGTCCTCGCGGTGACGCCGACGGCCTCGGGGAAGACCCTCGTCTTCGCGCTCCCGGTCCTCGAGTCGTTCCTCGAGGACGACGGCGGGCGGGCGTTGTTCCTCTACCCGACGAAGGCGCTCGCGCAGGACCAGGTCGCCGGCCTGCGCGCGCTGTCGGGAGGGCTTCCGGGGATAAGGCCGCCGCGATTCGAGATCTACGACGGCGATACCCCCGACTCGATGCGGCGGAAGATCAAGGCCGACCCTCCCGAGACGCTGGTCACGAACCCGGACATGCTCCACCTCGGGATCCTCGCCCACCACGCCGACTGGGCGGGGTTTCTCTCCGGGCTGAAGTGGGTCGTGATCGACGAGCTGCACGTCTATCGCGGCGTCTTCGGCGCGCACGTCCACCACATCCTGTCGAGATTGAAGCGCCTCGCGGCGATGTACGGCGCCTCGCCCCGCTTCATCGCCGCTTCGGCCACCGTCGGGAACCCCGCGGAGTTCGCGGAGACCCTCGTCGGCGAGCCGTTCGAGGTGATCTCGGATTCCGGCGCGCCGCGCGCGGGGCGGCACGTCGCCATCGTGAACCCGGGGTCGATCTCCCCGTACACCGCGGCGGTGCGCGTGGTGACCGAGTCGGCGCGCCGCGAGCTTCGCACGATCGCCTTCACCAAGGCGCGGCGGATCGCCGAGCTGCTGTACACCTGGCTCGTGCAGGAGGCCCCCGAGCTCAAGCGCAGGGTCGCCCCCTATCGCGCGGGGTACCTCCCGGAGGAGCGGCGCGCCCTCGAGAAGCGGCTGTTCCGCGGGGAGCTGCTGGCGGTTTTCTCCACGAGCGCCCTCGAGCTCGGGATCGACGTCGGCTCCCTCGACGTGTGCGTGCTCGTCGGCTACCCGGGCTCGATGACCTCGACGTGGCAACGCATGGGGCGGGTGGGGCGTCAGGACCGCGAGGCGCTCGTCGTCCTCATCGCGCTCCCCGACGCACTCGACCAGTACCTCGTCGCGCACCCCGACCTCTTCTTCGGCGAGGCGTTCGAGCGGGCGATCCTCGATCCCTGGAACCCCGCGATCGCCGGGGCGCACCTGGTCTGCGCCGCCGCCGAGGAGCCGCTCCGGCGCGACGAGCTCCCCGACCGCGCGATCGCGATCGCCGAGGGGCTCGAGCGCGAGGGGCGCCTGGCGCTCGACGCGTCGGGGGAGCGCTGGGTCTCGTTCCGGCGCCGGCCGCAACGCGACATGAACATCCGCAGCGCCGGCGCGCCGTTCACGATCGTCGACGTGGAGCACGACCGGATCCTCGGCTCGATCGACGGGATGCGCGTCTACCACGAGTGCCATCCCGGGGCGATCTACCTCCACGGCGGGCAGTCGTTCCTGATCCGTTCCCTCGACGCCGACGCGAAACGGGTCGAGGCGGCGCCCGCGCGGGCCGACTACTACACGGTCGTGCTCGGGGAGAAGGAGACCGAGATCCTCGAGCGCCTCGAGACGGGGGAGGCGAGCGGGCACCCGACCGGGTTCGGCCGTCTCAAGGTCACGGTGAAGATCCGCGAGTACCAGAAAAAGCGCCTGTTCGACGGCGAGCCGATCTCGACGCATCCGGTGGAGGCGCCGCCCCTCGTCTTCGAGACGACCGGCCTCTGGATGCAGCTCCCCGCGGCGATGCCCGGGCTCATGACCGCCGAGGGGCTGCACTTCATGGGCGGGATCCACGCCGCCGAGCACGCGATGATCGGGTTGTTCCCGCTGCTCGCGATCGCCGACCGCGGCGACATCGGCGGGATCTCGTACCCGATGCACCCCCAGCTCGGGACGCCGGCGATCTTCATCTACGACGGCGTCTCCGGGGGAGCGGGTCTCGCCGAGCGCGCCTTCCGGGAGCTGGCGCGGCTCCACGAGGCGACGCGCGAGCTCGTCTCGGCGTGCCCCTGCGAGACCGGATGCCCCGGTTGCATCCAGTCCCCCAAGTGCGGGAACGGGAACAAACCGCTCGACAAGGCCGCGGCGCTGCAGGTCCTCGAGACCTTCCTGGGGGAGCGCACGATTCCCGCCGACGCGCCCGTCGTCGAGCTCCCGGTTCCGCCGCCCCCGACGCGCAAACACGGGATCACCCGCGTCGACCGTCGCGGGGAGCCGGTCCCGCAAGGGCAGGTCCTCGTGTTCGACCTCGAGACCCAGCGCAGCGCCGCCGAGGTCGGCGGCTGGGACAAGGCGAGCGCGATGGGGCTCGCGCTGGCGGTCGTGTACGACGTCGGGCGGCAGGTGTACCGCACCTACTTCGAAGCCGACGTCGACCGCCTGCTCGTCGACCTCGCCTTCGCCGACCGGGTCGTCGGGTTCAACATCGACCGCTTCGACCTCGCGGTGCTTTCCGGGTACACCGACCGCGACCTCGGGAAGATCAAGACCCTCGATCTGCTCAAGGTGGTGCACGCGAGCCTGGGTTTCCGGCTCTCGCTCGGGCACCTGAGCGAGGCCAACCTCGGGGAGTCGAAGGGCGGGGACGGGCTCCAGAGTCTGCAGTGGTGGAAGGAGGGGCGTATCGACCTCATCGAGCGGTACTGTCGCAAGGACGTCGAGGTGACGTGGAAGCTCTGGTCGCTCGGGAGGGAGCGGGGATACCTCCTCTACCGAGACAAGGCGGGGCGATCGCTCCGCGTTCCGGTATCGTTCTGACCATGCGTCGTTCGATCATGGTCCCGATCCTCCTCCTCGCCTCCGCGTGCGCGCGGCCGACGATGGCGCCGTCCACCCCGCCCACGTCGTGGGCGTCCGATCTCGCGGCCTACCGCGCGGCGAAGGACGCGTCGTTCCGGCACGATCCCGACTCGCCGCTCGCCCCGGCATCCCGCGCGACGTTCCGCGGGCTCGAGTACTGGGAGGCGGATCCCCGCTACTACCTCGCGGGGTTCATGACCCCGATCGACCCTCCGGAGCCCGCGACGATCGTCACGACCGGAGGTGTGGAGCGCCCGTGCGAGAAGGTCGGGCGCATCTCCTTCCGCCTTCCGGGGGGCGACGGGGCGCTGACCGTCTACCGCCTGCTCGACCAGGAGCGCGTCGAGGGGGGCGCGGGCCTGTTCCTGCCGTTCATGGACGCAACGACCGGCAGGGAGACCTACGGGGCCGGGCGCTACGTCGAGCTCGACGGCCCGGACGGCGGACCGTACGTCGTCGACTTCAACCGCGCGTACAGCCCGCTTTGCGCGTACGGGATGCCGGAGCGTTACCGCTGCCCCGCGACGCCGAAGGAGAACAAGCTCCCCTTCCGCGTCGAGGCGGGGGAGCGCGGCTGGGCGGGGCACTGATGGGGGAACGCGACGTCGTGTTCCTCGTCGGCTTCATGGGCTCGGGGAAGTCGAGCGTCGGCCGCGCGCTCGCGACGCTTCTTCGCGCGCGCTTCGAGGACACCGACGCCCTGGTGGAGGCCGCGGCGGGGAAACCGATCGAGGCGATCTTCCGCGACGAGGGGGAAGGGCGCTTCCGCGAGATGGAGTGGGACGCGCTCCGCTCGCTCGACGGCGCGTCGAACGCGGTGATCGCCACCGGCGGCGGACTGTTCCTCGGAACCGCGCAGCGCGCGTTCGTGCGCCGCGCGGGGACGAGCGTTTGGCTCGACGTTCCGCTCGAGGTCGCGCGCTCGCGCGCGGGCGATTGCGCCTCGCGGCCGCTGTGGCGCACGCAGGATCCGATCGCGTTCCGGGCGTTCTTCGAGCGGCGCCGCGCGGCGTACGCCCTCGCCGATCTTCGCGTGGACGCGTCGCGCGGCTCGGCGGAAGAGGTCGCCTCGCGCGTGCGCCTCGTGTTGAATTGTTGATTTTCCTTCGGGAAAACGGTACAACGCGCGCGTCGTCCCGATCCCAAGGAGGACTTTAGATGACGAAGACCGAATTGATCCAGGCCCTCGCGGACGCGACGGGCAGCGACCGGAAGGCGTCGCGGGCCTTTCTCGAGGCGCTCACGGCGCTCGTCGAGAAGCAGGTCAAGAAGGGCGGCGAAGTGCCGCTCAAGGGCCTCGGCAAGTTCAAGGTCGTGAAGCGCAAGGCGCGCATGGGGAGAAACCCCGCCACCGGCGAGGCGATCAAGATCGCCGCCAAGACCGTGGTCCGCTTCACCGTGGCGAAGGCCCTCAAGGACCTCGTCAAGAAGACGAAGTAGAGGCGTCGACCCGAGCGCGGCGGGCGGTTCTCACGCCCGCCGCCTCACACCGCGTCGGCCGCGATGTCCGCGCGGTGGCGCTCCCCCTCCCAGCGAATGCAGGCGACCGCGTCGTAGGCGCGGGCCCGCGCCCGCGCGACGTCCGCCCCGATCGCCGTCACGCCGAGCACGCGGCCTCCGCTCGTGACGACCCGTCCCGCGGCGTCGTGTTCGGTCCCGGCGTGAAAAACCACGACGCCCTCGATCGCCTCCGCGGCGTCGAGGCCGGAGATCGGCGTTCCCTTCGCGTATTTTCCCGGGTATCCCTCGGCGGTCATCACGACGCACACCGCCGCGTCGCGCCGGAACCTGGCCTCGACGCCGCGGAGATCCCCCGCGGCCGCCGCCCGGAGGAGCGGCAGCCAGTCGCCGTCGAGTCGGGGGATCAGCACCTGCGTCTCCGGGTCCCCGAATCGCGCGTTGAACTCCAGAACCCGGGGCCCGTCGGGGGTGAGCATGACGCCGACGAAGAGGACGCCGCGGTAGGGGTGCCCTTCCGCCGCCATGCCCGCGAGCAACGGCGCGACGACGCGATCGCGCAGGAAGGCGCGGGAGTCGTCCCCGAGGTGCGCGGACGGGGAGTACGTTCCCATGCCGCCGGTGTTCGGCCCGGTGTCGGCGTCCCCGGCGCGCTTGTAGTCCTGGCAGGGGGCGAGCTCGAGGAACCGCACGCCGTCGCAAAGACAGAAAAACGACGCCTCGCGCCCGCGCAGCAGCTCCTCGATCACGACCCGACGTCCCGCGTCGCCGAAGTCGCGGCCGGAGAGCATGCCTTCCGCGCTCTCCAGGGCGGTCTCGGGGTCGGGTGCGATCACGACGCCCTTTCCCGCCGCCAGGCCGTCCGCCTTCACGACCAGGGGGTACGCCGCCTCGTCGCTGAGCAGGTAGCGCGTGCACTCCCCGGCGTCGTCGAAGACGCGGAATCCCGCGGTGGGAATCGCGTGCCGGGCCATGAACTCCTTCGCGTAGACCTTGCTCCCCTCCAGGCGCGCGGAGGCCGCCGAGGGGCCGAACACGGCGAGGCCCGCGTCGCCCAGGCGGTCGGCGAGGCCGAGCACCAGCGGGACCTCAGGGCCGACGACGACGAGGTCGTAACGTTCGGCGACGGCGTGCGCGACGAGCGACGCGACGTCCTCCGCGGCGATCGGAACCCGCTCGGCGTATCGGGCGATCCCGGCGTTTCCGGGGGCGCAGCGCAGGGTCCGGATCTCCGGGGAGCGCGCCAGGGCCCACGCCAGGGCGTCCTCCCGTCCGCCGCCGCCGACGAGAAGGACCTTCATCCTAGTGGCAGCCGCAGCCCGCGCCGCACGCGCCGGGCGCCTTCGGCTTCGACGGCGCCTCCGACGACGGCTTCGTCTCGGGGGAGGAGGAGTCGCCCGAGCCCCCCGCCTTGGAGTAGCCGCTCGAGTACCAGCCGCCGCCGGCGAGCTGGAACGAGGTGCGCGAGAAGAGCTTCTCGAGGGGGCCGGAGCACGCCTCGCAGGTCTCGAGAGGGGCGTCGCTCATCTTCTGGATGGTCTCGAAGGTGCGACCGCACTTCGTGCAGCGATACTCGTAGATCGGCATGGCTCGGGACCTCCCGGCGGCGGAAACCGGCCGGGAAAGTAGGATGCACCCCCCGGTGTGTCAAGGCGTCGCGCGCTTTCCGGAGGCTCGGAGGTGGGTCTCGAGGGCGTCCGCGAGCGCGACGGCGAGCCGCTCGCGGTTCGCGGCCTTGCCGATCAGCGCCGCGTCGTCGGGGTTGGTCAGGTTCACCATCTCGATCAGCACCTTCGAGGGGACCGCGTTCCCGCGCAGCACGGCGGGGAGCCAGTCCCGCCGGCCGCGGATGACGCGCTCCCGGACCGGCTGGAACGCCTGAACCGGGAGGCGCTCCTCCCGGAACGACGCGACGATGCGGTCCGCCAGGCGGCGCGACACCGCTTCCGAGCGCAGGCGCTCCTTCCGGGTGAAGGTGATCGTGGGCTGTTCGCGGACCTCCCGGTACGCGAGCAGCCGCTTGGACGACGAGCCGTGGCGCCCCTCGCGGTACCGGGCGCCGGGGACGTAGACCATCGCGCCGCGAAGGCCGGGGTGGCGCGCGTCGGCGTGCAGGGACACGAAGACCACGCGGTCCCGGTCGGTGCCGTCCGCGAGGGCGCGGCGGTAGATCGCGTTCGCGAGGTACCAGCGCAGGTGGACGCCGGTGGAAGACTCCCCGTCCTCGCCCGGCACGAACCGCGGCGACGTCGCGACCGAGGCGTCGAGGTTGCGCTCGAGCGCGTCGGACTTGGACGGGGCGGCCTTCGTGGGGTCGTCGAGGGTCAACACGACGCGCGCGCCGGTTTCCCGCTCGAGCCGCCGCTTCAGCCGAAGCGCCACGTCGTAGACCGCGTCGTGCTCGGCGATCCCGTGATTGCGCGTCCCGGAGTCGCGTCCGCCGTGGCCGGGGTCGAGGATCACGACGGCGCCGTCGAGGGAGCCGGGCCTGGGCGGCGCCGGAGGGCTGACGCGCAGCTCCGCCTCCGCCTCCGCGCGCTCGGCCTCCACGCGCGCCCGCCGCGGATGCCCGCGCGGGAGGAACTCCGGCTCGATCAGGTCGAGGGGGATGCGCACCGGGTAGCCGACGGGGATGTCGGTGAGGTCGCGGATGCCGCTGCGCTGCGCGAGCTCCTTCGCGAGCGCTTCGACGTCCTCCGGCGCGGTGCGTCCCGTGTAGCGCAGCACGACCGCCGACCAGAGCGCCTCTCCGCGCCGGAGCCGGTAGACCGCGAATTCCCCCCGCGCGTCCCTGCCGTACTCGAGCGTGCCGTCGTCCGAACGCGTGGCGGGGCGCAGCGACGGGTGAAGCGAGGCGAGGGGGATCCTGACGCGTTGCCCGACGGCGAGCTCGGGGGAGGCGAGCCCGTTGGCCTTCTGGAGCGCAGGGTAGTTCTCCCCCGATCCGGTGAACCAGAGCGCCACCTGCCACAACCCTTCGTCGTAGGTCGGCAGCGCGCCCGAGCGGGCGACGTGCACGAAGTGGTCCCCCTCGACGCGGTCCTTCGGGAACAGCTGCGACAGGACGATCGAGCGCCACGGATCGTCGAGAAGCTCGATCGGCACCGGGACCCAGCGGTCCGGCACGAGCGGTCCGGCGGACGAAAGGCGCTCGAGGGTGCCGCGGGACTCGGCGGTCCCCGTCCAGCGCCGCGCGAGGGCGCTCCAGTCGTCCCCGTCGCGCGCGCGCACCTCGAGCACGACGTCGCGTCCCCGAACGACGCGCACCCGCGCCTCGGAGTTCAGCTCGAGCGCGTCGCTCGACGGGGCCGGGATCGCGAGGAGGAGCGCGAGCGCCGCCAGCCACGCCCGCATCAGGCGGGATCCGGCGGGAACGCGGGCGGAAGGGCCGCCTCGATCGCGGCTGCGGCACGGAACAGCGTCCCCTCGTCGAACGCGCGCGCGACGAGCTGGGCGCCGACCGGCAGTCCCTGCGAGGCTCCCGCGGGGACCGAGATCGCCGGGAGTCCCGCGAGGTTGATCGTGGCGGTGAAGACGTCGGAGAGGTACATCGCGAGCGGATCGTCGACCTTCTCGCCGAGCGGGAACGCCGGCGTGGGCGTCGTCGGCAGGAGGATCGCGTCGATCCCCGCGGCGAACGCGGATTCGAAGTCGCGGCGGAGAAGGGTGCGCGCGCGCATCGCCCTCCCGTAGTAGGCGTCGTGGTAACCGGCGGAGAGCGCGAACGTCCCGAGCAGGATCCTGCGCTTCACCTCCGCGCCGAACCCCGCGCCGCGCGTGGCCCGGAACATCGTCCTCAGGTCGTCCCCGTCCCCCGCGCGCGCCCCGAAGCGGACGCCGTCGTACCGCGCGAGGTTGCTCGACGCCTCCGAGGTCGCCACGAGGTAATAGACGGGGATCGCCCAGGCGGCGTGGGGGAGCTCCACCTCCTCGACGCTCGCGCCGGCCTTTGCGAGTGCCCGCGCGGCGGCACGGACTCCCGCCGCGCATCCCGGGTCGACGCCGTCCCCCAGCAGGGAGGCCGCGAGGCCGATGCGCAGCCCCGCCGCCCCTCGGGCGCACGCTTCGACGTAACCGCCCGCCGGAACGTCCGAGCTCGTCGCGTCGGCGGGATCCGTCCCCGCGACGACCTCGAGGATCCTCGCGGCGTCCTCGACGCTCCGGGCGAGCGGGCCGACCTGGTCGAGCGAGGAGCCGAAGGCGACGAGCCCCGAGCGCGAGACGCGTCCGTACGTCGGCTTCAGCCCCGTGATGCCGCAGAAGGCGGCGGGCTGGCGGACCGAGCCGCCGGTGTCGCTCCCGAGCGCGACCGGGGCGAGCCCCGCCGCGACGGCCGCCGCCGAGCCGCCGCTCGAGCCTCCGGGGACCCGGGTCCGGTCCCAGGGATTGCGGGTCGGTCCGTGCGCGGAGTTCTCCGTCGAGGATCCCATCGCGAACTCGTCCAGGTTGGTC contains:
- a CDS encoding SUMF1/EgtB/PvdO family nonheme iron enzyme, giving the protein MESLTRSMWIVALLLVGAAGAAEPPRQDVWRRVDTPNFSLFGNVSPEQLVETGIQIETLREVLRGTTGGLSTVPTTIYVFRGVEPRASYGTVLKRDRAGLNGNVDGPTHAVNVAKDATGKTTLGAVIRHDYVHTVLDDNIPDAPLCIDEGLALFYDTVFAPPGQATAAVGTPPRERLAELKRATLLPVDRLLAANFQSPEYDGDRARESFHAQCWLLAHWLIVPDEERRGRFVDFVGRLRRGEPPLEAFRTATAMAPETLDQELGIYARSESFASLLIELDTATIERVNTATPISKAETLYRQGDLLSQSEILPSESTKQLLRAALKLEPDRLDIQLDLARLNESADGWPTAASLYEAALEDGGNAARIRYGRMLLERASISTRDMNKIPKDVARARELFREVLATDPDNLAALAEFARTFKYGESDRAEAIAALNRARSLMPSKIDFLADLVGHLATTGRLDEAAALYADLQARTTDFDPRNTAEWGIYAGVTRYSEALRESGDEAGALASLRKAFEMLHIPWLSSMTAQRLANYDALASERPHLARYKQAYDALERKDTHEALALYERVASESEDAAIQKAAREMARDIRPAVVHDRVAAGRRKALDLAAAGDAAGAARTLEALVADNPDLVEADRARIAADLAGLREESPAAPAATPVARLKRDGNKILRTADEMELVTIPAGSFKMGSERREDDGQPIHRVHISRAFLMDRHEVTIAQYGRVMAGVPEGQTGGPDTPVVHVRWSDAQEYCGRVGGRLPTEAEWEYAARGGLAGKTYSWGDEEVCAGGTCRANVCDRNCGHLYGKKWSWDDGFGETAPVCRFGANGYGLCDTTGNVSEWVADWYEGYSRGEATDPSGPATGQDRVTRGGSWVNLGTWLSVANRYPRLPGERFGSLGFRCAVDITPPEAPQ
- a CDS encoding DEAD/DEAH box helicase — translated: MQAFIRDLLEHKAIGSRVAHYRHLPARPARFGAPARPLHPALAEALADQGVTRLYSHQAQAIDAARAGRNVLAVTPTASGKTLVFALPVLESFLEDDGGRALFLYPTKALAQDQVAGLRALSGGLPGIRPPRFEIYDGDTPDSMRRKIKADPPETLVTNPDMLHLGILAHHADWAGFLSGLKWVVIDELHVYRGVFGAHVHHILSRLKRLAAMYGASPRFIAASATVGNPAEFAETLVGEPFEVISDSGAPRAGRHVAIVNPGSISPYTAAVRVVTESARRELRTIAFTKARRIAELLYTWLVQEAPELKRRVAPYRAGYLPEERRALEKRLFRGELLAVFSTSALELGIDVGSLDVCVLVGYPGSMTSTWQRMGRVGRQDREALVVLIALPDALDQYLVAHPDLFFGEAFERAILDPWNPAIAGAHLVCAAAEEPLRRDELPDRAIAIAEGLEREGRLALDASGERWVSFRRRPQRDMNIRSAGAPFTIVDVEHDRILGSIDGMRVYHECHPGAIYLHGGQSFLIRSLDADAKRVEAAPARADYYTVVLGEKETEILERLETGEASGHPTGFGRLKVTVKIREYQKKRLFDGEPISTHPVEAPPLVFETTGLWMQLPAAMPGLMTAEGLHFMGGIHAAEHAMIGLFPLLAIADRGDIGGISYPMHPQLGTPAIFIYDGVSGGAGLAERAFRELARLHEATRELVSACPCETGCPGCIQSPKCGNGNKPLDKAAALQVLETFLGERTIPADAPVVELPVPPPPTRKHGITRVDRRGEPVPQGQVLVFDLETQRSAAEVGGWDKASAMGLALAVVYDVGRQVYRTYFEADVDRLLVDLAFADRVVGFNIDRFDLAVLSGYTDRDLGKIKTLDLLKVVHASLGFRLSLGHLSEANLGESKGGDGLQSLQWWKEGRIDLIERYCRKDVEVTWKLWSLGRERGYLLYRDKAGRSLRVPVSF
- a CDS encoding DUF1684 domain-containing protein: MRRSIMVPILLLASACARPTMAPSTPPTSWASDLAAYRAAKDASFRHDPDSPLAPASRATFRGLEYWEADPRYYLAGFMTPIDPPEPATIVTTGGVERPCEKVGRISFRLPGGDGALTVYRLLDQERVEGGAGLFLPFMDATTGRETYGAGRYVELDGPDGGPYVVDFNRAYSPLCAYGMPERYRCPATPKENKLPFRVEAGERGWAGH
- a CDS encoding shikimate kinase: MGERDVVFLVGFMGSGKSSVGRALATLLRARFEDTDALVEAAAGKPIEAIFRDEGEGRFREMEWDALRSLDGASNAVIATGGGLFLGTAQRAFVRRAGTSVWLDVPLEVARSRAGDCASRPLWRTQDPIAFRAFFERRRAAYALADLRVDASRGSAEEVASRVRLVLNC
- a CDS encoding HU family DNA-binding protein codes for the protein MTKTELIQALADATGSDRKASRAFLEALTALVEKQVKKGGEVPLKGLGKFKVVKRKARMGRNPATGEAIKIAAKTVVRFTVAKALKDLVKKTK